CGCAGCTGACCTGGTCCGACATGGTGGCGCTGTCCACCGTCGCGGGCATCGGCTTCACGGTGTCGCTGCTGATCAGCGACCTGGCCTTCCCGGACGACCACCACCTGGCCCAGCTGTGCAAGGAGGCCGTCCTGGTCGGCTCGCTGGCCTGTGCGGTGATCGGCTCGCTGCTGCTGAAGCGGCGCAACCGGTACTACCGGCAGCTGTGCGAGGAGGAGGACCGGGACGAGGACGGCGACGGCATCCCCGATGTGTACCAGCGACAGGGATGACACGCGCCCGGGCGGGTACCCGGAGTGGTGCCCGACTCGCCGGTAGGGGCATGATGCTGAGCTGACAGACACTCGCGTGACGCCCTCTCAGGACGCCTCACCACCAGCCCGTTGAACGGAGACCTCCCGATGGCCGCAGGAGCCGCACCCCCGAACGGCCGCACCCCGCACGAGGGCGAGCGGACCATCGGCGAGCTGTTCGCCGACGCCACCGCCGAGCTGTCCAGCCTGGTGCACGACGAGATCGCGCTGGCCAAGGCCGAGATCAAGGCGGACGTGGTGCGCGGCGGCATCGGCACCGCGGCCGGCGTGGTGGCGGGCGTGGTCGCGCTGGCCTCGATCCCGATGTTCTCCTTCGCCTTCGCCTGGGGCCTGCAGGCGCTGGGCATCACCACCGGCTGGTCGTTCGCCATCGTCGGCGGGGCGTACGTGCTGATCGCCGCGCTGCTGGCGTTCATGATGATCCGGTACTTCAAGAAGATCCGGAAGCCGGAGCGGACCATCGCCGGTGCCCAGGCCACCGCCCAGGTGCTGAAGAACGCGAAGCCGCGGCCGGCCACCAAGGAGGAGATCGACCGGGCGCTCGGCCGGATCCAGTGAGCACCGGCCGGTAACGGTTGCGCGCGTGCGCGGGCGCCGGGCGGGTACGAGGGGGGCGGGTATGACAGGCTGCTGGTATGTCGTTGGACCAGAAGCCCGTGGATGAGACCGCTCCCGTCCCCGCCCCGCCCGTGCCCGCGGAGCCCTGGAGCGTCCGCTCGGCCGGGCCGTGGACGCACCGGGACCTGGCGGCGAACGGTGCGCGCTTCCACATCGCCGAGCTCGGCGAGGGCCCGCTGGTGCTGCTGGTGCACGGCTGGCCCGAGTACTGGTGGGCGTGGCGGCACCAGTTGACGGCGCTGGCCGAGGCGGGCTTCCGCGCGGTGGCGCTGGACCTGCGCGGCATGGGCGGCTCGGACCGCACCCCGCGCGGCTACGACCCCGGCAACCTGGCGCTGGACGTCACCGGCGTGATCCGTTCGCTCGGCGAGCGGCGGGCGCACCTGGTCGGGCACGCCACCGGCGGCACGCTGGCCTGGGTGGCGGCGGTGATGCGCCCCTCGGTGATCCGCAGCCTGACGGTGGTGTCGGCGGCGCACCCGCGGCACCTGCGCCGGGCGCTGCTGACCGACCGCAAGCAGATCGCCGCGTTCGAGCACGTGCTGGGCTTCCAGCGGCCGTGGATCCCGGAGCGCCGGCTGGTCGCGGACGACGGGGCGCTGGTGGGCGAGTACCTGCGGGCCTGGACCGGGCCGAACATGCTGCCCGCCGAAGCGGTGGCGGCGTACCGGGAGGCGATCCGGGTGCCGAGCACGGCGCACTGCTCGATCGAGCCGTACCGCTGGCTGATGCGGTCGATGGCGCGGCCGGACGGCATCCAGTTCGCGCGCCGGATGAAGAAGCAGATCTCCGCGCCGGTGCTGCACGTGCAGGGCGCCTCGGACCCGGTGCTGCTGCCCCGGACGGCGCTGGGGGCGGGCGAGTTCGTGTCGGCGCCGTACCGGTGGCGGCTGCTGCCGGGGGTCGGGCACTTCCCGCACGAGGAGGTTCCGGAGGAGTTCACCGCGGAGCTGATCGAGTGGGTCCGGCTGCACGGGGAGGACTGAGCCGGGCCCGGCGGGCGGCGGTCCAACCGGCCCCCGCTCCGGCCCAGTTGGCGGCGTTCATATGACAAGCGCATAGGCCAGTCGGGGGGACGGGAGGCGGTTACTCCGGGCGGGCCGGGGGAATCCCTCCGGTATGACCTGGATGCCCGAACGAGAAGCCCAGCCGCGCCGACGCCGCCGTGGTAGCAGCAGCTCGCAGCCGCACGTCCCGCAGCCGGAGTGGCCCTACGAGCCGACCGGACGGACACCGAGCGGCGCGGGGTACCGGCTCGGCATTCCGAAGATCATCGGACGGCGCGCCCGCTGGGTCGGCGCCCGGCTCCGCCGGGAGGGGTGAGCCCCCGCTCCCGCCGCACGGAGACGGCCGGGGCCGGTGAGGAGGTTCCTCACCGGCCCCGGCCGTCCGTCCGGCGGGCTCAGCTCAGCACGGTCGGCGAGATCGCGGTGGACCACAGCAGCAGCGCGAACGTCGCCAGCGTCATCACCGGCACCAGGATCTTGGTCTCCACCTTGTTGCCGGTGCGCTTGATCAGCACCACCTCGTAGCGCTCCTTGTGCGGCCACAGCAGCGGCGAGCCCTGCTTGGTCAGGCAGTCGCCCAGCAGGTGCGCCAGGGTGCCCAGGGCCACCGCGTACGGCAGCCAGCCCGGGGCGCTCGGCAGCCACTCGAGCATGCCGAAGGTGCCGAGCGCGGCCAGGCCCATCACGGTGATCCAGCCCTGCGGGCCGTCCCCCGGCGGGTGCAGGTGCAGCGCCTTGATCGCCATCGCGAGCAGGAAGAACGTCAGGCCGATGGTGAAGTTGCGGCCCAGGTAGGTGATCCCGGCCCAACTGCCGCCGCCCATCAGCGCGACGAACAGCAGCGAGTGGGTGGCGTGCCGGTGGCCGCCCGAGATCCAGGCCACGAACTGGCACAGCACCTTGGAGATCGGGCCGAGGAAGTTGGCGATGGTGCCGTCGTGGTGGTCCAGGTCCGGCAGGAGGGCCGCGCCCGCGCACAGCACGGTGCCCATCAGCACGTCCGCCGGCTGCAGGTGCATGCCCATCAGCGGTGGGACGAACGGCGCGGTGGCCGCGAACAGCAGGGCGCCGCTGACCGCGTGCGAGTGACCCATCATGGCGTGTGTCCGACCTCCCGGGGCTCCTGCGACGGCGGCCCGGTGCGGCCGTTCGGGTGAGCTCGGCCGACGCTACCAGGAGGGACGGACGGACCGTCAGAGTGGTTTCGGCCCCCGGACGGTCACAGTGCGCAACCCTCGGTGCTGACCTTGCCGGTGGCGGTGGCGCCCTGCACCACGTCCTCCCTGACCTCGGCGGCGGTCAGCACGTAGCCGGTGTCGGAACTGTCCAGCGACTTGGCGAACACCACCCCGTACACCTGGCCGTCCGGGGTGAGCAGCGGGCCGCCGCTGTTGCCCTGGCGCACCAGCGAGCGCACCGAGTAGACGTCCCGGACGACCTGGCCGCGGTGGTAGATGTCCGGGCCGTTGGCCTGGATGCGGCCGCGGATGCGGGCGGGCTGGACGTTGAACGAGCCGTTCTCCGGGAAGCCCGCGACGATCGCCGAGTCGTTGGAGCGGGCCTCGCCCGCGAAGGTCAGCGGCGGGGCGTTCAGCTTCGGCACGTCCAGCACCGCGATGTCGCGCTGCCAGTCGTAGCGGACCACCGTCGCGTCGTACAGCTGCCCGGCGCCGGCGACCTGCACGGTCGGCTCGTCGACGCCGCCGACCACGTGGGCGTTGGTCATCACCCGGTGCGGGGCGAACACGAAGCCGGAGCCCTCCAGGGTCTTGCCGCAGGAGGTCGCGGTGCCCAGCACCTTCACCAGCGAGCCCTTGGCCCTCAGCACGCCCGGGCTGTTGGCCAGCGCCGGGTCGGGCGGCTCCACCTCGGTGATCGGCTCCTGCTCGAACGGGTTGAACACCTGCGGGAAGCCGTTGCGGGCCAGATCCTGGCTGAGGTCGGAGAACCAGTTCGGGGCGTCGTCCGGCAGCGCCTCCTGCACCGTGCCCAGGATCCGCGAACTGCGCACCTGCTTGGAGACGGTGGGCAGCGAGGTGCCCGCCAGCGCCGAGCCGATCAGCCAGGCCACCAGCAGCATGGACAGCACGTTGACCAGCGAGCCACCGACCGCGTCCAGGGTCTTGACCTTGTTCCGGCCGATCCGGCCGCGCAGCTTCCACCCGAAGTGCGTGGTGACCGCCTGCCCGACCGCGGCCAGCACGATCACCACCACCACCGCCACCACCGAGGCGGTGGTGCCCGGCGAGAGGTGGTGCAGCAGCAGCGGCAGCAGTTGGACCGCGATCAGGCCACCGCCGAGGAAGCCCAGCACCGAGAGAGCTCCGACCACGAACCCCTGCCGATAGCCGGACACGGCGAAGCCGAGCGCGGCGGCGATCAGCAGCAGATCCAGGACATTCACCCGAACACCCTCCCACGTCCCGCCGGGCGGGGGACACCGGTCCCCGGCCGTCGCCCGATCGGGTCAATCCGGCGGGCAGCGGGTGCGGGTCCGTTGGGACGGTCGGACCATCCGGTCTTCCGGCCGGCCGATCGCGCAACGACCAGGGAACAGGGAGCCGAACCATGGAACAGCCCAGGTGGGACGTGCCGGCGGTGGACCGCACCGAGTTCCAGCCGGCCCTGGACGTCCCGCCGCCCGGCCCGCAGAACCGGCTCACCGTGCTGCTGCGCCTGCTGCTGCTCGTCCCGCAGTACGTGGTGCTGTGGGTGCTGTCGATCGTCGCCTTCGCGGTCGTGGTGATCGGCTGGTTCGGCGCGCTGTTCGGCGGCCGGCTGCCGCGCTTCGCCGCCAGGTGGCTGAGCGGGTTCCTGGCGTACGACACCCGGGTCTACGCCTCCTCGCTGCTGCTCACCGACCGCTACCCGCCGTTCCGGTTCGAGGCCCAGGACCACCCCGTGCGGATCGAGCTGCGGGCGGGCGGACCGCTGAACCGGCTCGCGGTGTTCTTCCGGCTGCTGCTGGCGATCCCCGCCGCGATCGTCCAGGGACTGCTGCAGACCGGCTGGTGGACGCTGTCCTTCATCAGCTGGCTGGTGGTGCTGGTGCTCGGCCGGATGCCGCAGGCGCTGTTCGGGGCCACCGCGGCGGTGCTGCGCTACCGGATGCGGTTCCAGGCGTACCTGATGATGCTGACCGCCGCGTACCCCAAGGCCGTGTTCGGCGACCCGGTCGACTCCGAGCCGGTCCGCTCCGCGACCCGGCCGCTGGTGCTGACCGGGGCCGCGAAGGCGCTGCTGGTGGTCTACCTGGTGCTCGGGGTGATCGGGTCGGCGGCGAGCTCGGTGACCAGCGACTGGAACGGGTACGAGGACGACGGGGACACCGTCTCGACCATGGCCTCGCTGTCCCGCTGAGCGGGCGCGCGGGCGGAGCGGCGCGCGGGCGGGCGGACCGGCGCGCGGGCGGAGCGGTCAGCCGCTGCGCTGCGACAGCGTGACGGCCTCCTCGGAGAGCTCCACGGTGCGCCGGGTGTCCCAGGGCCGCTCCAGGCCGCTGAAGTGCAGCACCCGGTCGATCACCCCGGCGGTGAACCCCCACACCAGGCGGCCGGCCACCTGGAAGGCGGGCCCGGTGAAACCGGACGGGTGGCGCAGCTTCGCCCGGTTCGCCGGGTCGGTCAGCTCGGCCAGCGGCACCCGGAACACCGCGCCGGTCTCCGCCGGGTCGACCACGCCGACCGGCGACTCCCGGCGCCACCAGCCCAGCACCGGCGTCACCACGAACCCGCTGACCGGGATGTACAGGGCCGGCAGCCGGGCGAACAGCTGCACCCCGGAGGCGTCCAGGCCGGTCTCCTCGACCGCCTCGCGCAGCGCCGCCGCGAGCGGGCCGCTGCCCGCCGGGTCGCCGTCCTCCGGGTCCAGCGCGCCGCCCGGGAAGGACGGCTGGCCCGCGTGCGAGCGCAGGCTGCGGGCCCGCTCGATCAGCAGCAGGTCCGGCCCGACCGGGCCCTCGCCGAACAGCATCAGCACCGCCGACGGGCGGCCGCCCTCGGCGGGCGGCAGGAACCGGCTCAGCTGCTCGGGCACCGCCCGCTCGGCGGCCTCCCGCACCGGCACCAGCCACCCCGGCAGACCGTCCCGGACCAGCACCGGCGGCGTCGTGGTCATGAGGTGCCCTCCCGGGTCTTGGCGGCCTTCGCGCTCTTCGAAGCTTTCGCGGCCTTCGCGGTCTTCGGAGCCTGCGCGGCCTTCGTGGCCTGCGCGGCCTGCGCGGCCTTCGTGGCCTGCGCGGCCGGCTGGGCCTGCGGGTCGGTGTCCGGCAGCGGGTGTCCGGCGGCCAGTTCGGCGCGGGCCGCCGCCTCGCCCGGGAAGTCGGCCGGGGGCCGCAGCCGCTGGCCGGGCTGCCCGGCCAGCTCGTACTTGAGCAGCTTGCGGGCCTGCTCCGGGTCGGTCTCCCCGATCCCGTACGAGGGGCACAGCGGTGCGATCGGGCAGGCCCCGCAGGCGGGCTTGCGGGCGTGGCAGACCCGGCGGCCGTGGAAGACCACCCGGTGCGAGAGCATCGTCCACTCCGACTTCGGGAAGATCGCCATCACGTCGGCCTCGACCTTCTCCGGGTCCTCCTCGGTCGTCCAGCCGAAGCGGCGGGCCAGCCGCCCGAAGTGGGTGTCGACGGTGATGCCGGCGCCGCCGAAGGCGTTGCCGATCACCACGTTGGCGGTCTTGCGGCCCACGCCGGGGAGCGTGACCAGGTCCTCCAGCCGGTGCGGCACCTCGCCGTCGAAGCGGTCGCGCAGCGCGATCGACAGGCCGATCAGCGACTTCGCCTTGGCCCGGAAGAAACCGGTGGGCCGGATGACCTGCTCCAGCTCCTCGGGGACGGCCGCCGCGAGGTCCTCCGGCGTCGGGTACTTCGCGAACAGGGCCGGCGTGGTCTGGTTCACCCGCAGGTCGGTGGTCTGCGCCGACAGCACGGTCGCCACCAGCAGTTGGAACGGCCCGTCGAAGTCCAGTTCCGGATGCGCGTAGGGGTACAGCTCCGCCAGTTCCCGGTTGATCCTCCGGGCCCGCCGCACCATCCCCAGGTGCGTCTCGGGCTTCTTCCGCCCGGCCTTCGCGACCTTGCTCTCTGCCATGCACGAAGGCTACGCCGAAGCGACCCGGCCACGGCCCGGAATCGGTCGCACCCGGCGGCCCGGGCGCCCGGGGCGCGCGGGCCGTGGCCGGGCGCGCGGTCCGGACCGGTCAGCGGCCGGCGGCGGTGCGGATCTCGGCGGCCCGGGCCTCCGGGTCCTCCACGGCGACGACCAACTCGTCGAAGTTCCCGTGGCTGCCGCCGGTCAGCGTGATGCGGACGGCGCGCTCGCCGCGGGAGGCCAGCACGAACCGTCGCTCGCCGCCGGAGATCCAGGTCCCGGCCTTGGTGACGCCCGGGACGCTGGTGCCCGGCGCGCGCAGGCCCTTGGCGGCGTCGAGCGGGTGGTCGACCACGGCGACCTCGCTGACGGACCCGAGCGGGACGGTGACGTCGCCGTGGACGGCCTTGGTCTTCTCCCAGGCGGTCAGCTCGACGGTGAGCCGGTCTCCGGTGATGACGATCTTCGCCATGGTCCCCCTCCTCGGCGGTGTCGACCCCCTGGTGGCGTCGGTCTCGCATGGTATCGACATCGAGATCGACACCATCGTCAAGTCCCGGGCGGGGCCGAGCCGATGAGCAGCGCGGACCTGCTGATGCCTCCCGTGCGGGGTCAGTGGTGGTGGGCCGCGGTGGGGTCGGCGGCGGGCCGGGGTGCGGCGGCGGCTCCGGCGGTGAGGGTGAAGGCCGCGGTGCGGACGGTGCCCTGGTGCCGGAAGTCGAGGAAGAGCCGGTAGTCGCCCGGGCTGGGGGCGGTCGCGGTGAAGTCGACCTCGGGGCCGGGCGCGGTGGTGCCGTCGCCGGGTTCGCCGTCCGGGTGGACGTGCAGGTAGCCGAGGTCGCCGGCGCGCAGGACGACCAGGTGGCCGTAGGCGGCGAGGTAGGGGTCGAGGTCGGTGACCGGGCGGCCGTCCCTGCTCACGGTGAAGGCGAGGCGGCCGGGCCGCCCGGGGACGAGGTCGCCGGTGAGGGTGAGGGTGTAGCCGTCGACGGTGACGGTGCGGCCGGTCCGCGGCAGGGCGGCCGGGCGGTAGTCGCCGGCGGCGTGCAGGTCGGCGCCGAGGGTGAGCGGTTCGGCCTCGGCGGCCGGGGTGAAGTCGGCGAAGACCCGGTAGTCGCCGGCCGCCGCGAGGGCGGCCGGGGCGGTCCAGGTGCCGTCGGCGGCGCGGACGGGGTGCAGGTGCTGGAAGTCCGTCAGGTCGCGGTTGGCGACGATCAGGTGGAGCTCCTTCTCGTGCGCGGGCCGGTAGGCGGTGAGCGGGTTCCCGTCCGGGGCCAGCACCCGGAAGCGCAGCTCGGCCGGGCCGCCGGCCGGGACGACGGTGCGGTCCAGGCTGAGGGTGTAGCCGCGGTCGGCGATCTGCAGGCCGCCGACCGGGTGGTCGCCGGGGGCGGCGGTCTCCTCGCCGTGAGCGGCGTGCGGCCGGGCGGGGGCCGGGGCGGGGCCGACCGCGTGGCCGACGCCGTACGCGGCGGTGAAGGCGGCGGCGAGGCCGGTGGCGAAGGCGGTGACCTTGCGGGCGGTGTTCATGGCGTACTCCGGTGAGTGGGGCGGGGTTCGCGTCCGGGGCTCCGGGACGTTCCGACGCAGCGAGTAGATACCCCCTGGGGGTATCTGTCAATCAGGACGGAAGGGCGGGGGTCGGGCCGCCGCATCCGCACGGGGCGCCGGGAGCGATGCTTGCGCACCATACCCCCCAGGGGTATAACTGGAGACATGAAGCCGATACCCCCACTGGGTATCGGGAGACCACTGGGAGGCCACCGTGTCCTGCTGCTCCACCGACGGCACCTGCTCGACCACCGCGACCGCGACCGCCCCGGCCGCCGTCACCACCGTGTTCACCGTCGCCGGAATGACCTGCGGCCACTGCGAGCAGGCCGTCGGCACGGCGGTCGGCGCGCTGGAGGGCGTGCAGGCCGTCCGGGTCGACGTGCCGAACGGCCTGGTGAGCGTCGACTCGGCGGCCGCGCTGGACGACGCGGCGGTGCGCGCCGCGGTCGACGAGGCCGGCTACGAACTGACCGGCCGGGCCTGAGCGGCCCGCTCCCCCCACCCCTCAGTGACCCGGCCCCGGCCGGGAGACGACCACCAGGAGCCCTGATGACCACCCAGGCAGCACCCGCCTCCACCGAGGTGGAACTCCGCATCGGCGGCATGACCTGCGCGTCCTGCGCCGCCCGGATCGAGAAGAAGCTCAACCGGATGGACGGCGTCCGGGCCAGCGTCAACTACGCCACCGAGAAGGCGAAGGTGGTCGTCGAGGGCCCGGTGGAGGTCGCCGACCTGATCGCGACCGTCGAGGCCACCGGCTACACCGCCGCGCTCCCCGCGCCCCCGGCGGCGGCCCCGGAAGCGGCGGGCGCCGGGCCCGCCGACGAACTGGCGCCGCTACGG
The window above is part of the Kitasatospora sp. NA04385 genome. Proteins encoded here:
- a CDS encoding phage holin family protein, whose product is MAAGAAPPNGRTPHEGERTIGELFADATAELSSLVHDEIALAKAEIKADVVRGGIGTAAGVVAGVVALASIPMFSFAFAWGLQALGITTGWSFAIVGGAYVLIAALLAFMMIRYFKKIRKPERTIAGAQATAQVLKNAKPRPATKEEIDRALGRIQ
- a CDS encoding alpha/beta fold hydrolase, producing the protein MDETAPVPAPPVPAEPWSVRSAGPWTHRDLAANGARFHIAELGEGPLVLLVHGWPEYWWAWRHQLTALAEAGFRAVALDLRGMGGSDRTPRGYDPGNLALDVTGVIRSLGERRAHLVGHATGGTLAWVAAVMRPSVIRSLTVVSAAHPRHLRRALLTDRKQIAAFEHVLGFQRPWIPERRLVADDGALVGEYLRAWTGPNMLPAEAVAAYREAIRVPSTAHCSIEPYRWLMRSMARPDGIQFARRMKKQISAPVLHVQGASDPVLLPRTALGAGEFVSAPYRWRLLPGVGHFPHEEVPEEFTAELIEWVRLHGED
- a CDS encoding metal-dependent hydrolase is translated as MGHSHAVSGALLFAATAPFVPPLMGMHLQPADVLMGTVLCAGAALLPDLDHHDGTIANFLGPISKVLCQFVAWISGGHRHATHSLLFVALMGGGSWAGITYLGRNFTIGLTFFLLAMAIKALHLHPPGDGPQGWITVMGLAALGTFGMLEWLPSAPGWLPYAVALGTLAHLLGDCLTKQGSPLLWPHKERYEVVLIKRTGNKVETKILVPVMTLATFALLLWSTAISPTVLS
- a CDS encoding MarP family serine protease; its protein translation is MNVLDLLLIAAALGFAVSGYRQGFVVGALSVLGFLGGGLIAVQLLPLLLHHLSPGTTASVVAVVVVIVLAAVGQAVTTHFGWKLRGRIGRNKVKTLDAVGGSLVNVLSMLLVAWLIGSALAGTSLPTVSKQVRSSRILGTVQEALPDDAPNWFSDLSQDLARNGFPQVFNPFEQEPITEVEPPDPALANSPGVLRAKGSLVKVLGTATSCGKTLEGSGFVFAPHRVMTNAHVVGGVDEPTVQVAGAGQLYDATVVRYDWQRDIAVLDVPKLNAPPLTFAGEARSNDSAIVAGFPENGSFNVQPARIRGRIQANGPDIYHRGQVVRDVYSVRSLVRQGNSGGPLLTPDGQVYGVVFAKSLDSSDTGYVLTAAEVREDVVQGATATGKVSTEGCAL
- a CDS encoding DUF4389 domain-containing protein, coding for MEQPRWDVPAVDRTEFQPALDVPPPGPQNRLTVLLRLLLLVPQYVVLWVLSIVAFAVVVIGWFGALFGGRLPRFAARWLSGFLAYDTRVYASSLLLTDRYPPFRFEAQDHPVRIELRAGGPLNRLAVFFRLLLAIPAAIVQGLLQTGWWTLSFISWLVVLVLGRMPQALFGATAAVLRYRMRFQAYLMMLTAAYPKAVFGDPVDSEPVRSATRPLVLTGAAKALLVVYLVLGVIGSAASSVTSDWNGYEDDGDTVSTMASLSR
- a CDS encoding CoA pyrophosphatase; its protein translation is MTTTPPVLVRDGLPGWLVPVREAAERAVPEQLSRFLPPAEGGRPSAVLMLFGEGPVGPDLLLIERARSLRSHAGQPSFPGGALDPEDGDPAGSGPLAAALREAVEETGLDASGVQLFARLPALYIPVSGFVVTPVLGWWRRESPVGVVDPAETGAVFRVPLAELTDPANRAKLRHPSGFTGPAFQVAGRLVWGFTAGVIDRVLHFSGLERPWDTRRTVELSEEAVTLSQRSG
- a CDS encoding cation transporter, with translation MSCCSTDGTCSTTATATAPAAVTTVFTVAGMTCGHCEQAVGTAVGALEGVQAVRVDVPNGLVSVDSAAALDDAAVRAAVDEAGYELTGRA